In Clupea harengus chromosome 25, Ch_v2.0.2, whole genome shotgun sequence, one genomic interval encodes:
- the myom1a gene encoding myomesin 1a (skelemin) isoform X3: MSGSLHKQHHSHHESSHKQTSHLEKSVTQSHTVKRSIRRHLVARDLAEAQEEVKEEGIGYVVMKNLFSKEEDFKMKVETKTRKTTIRESADLLTLGKKIHEKQEFTKKMNADSLTHPPEFMVKPKGQTVWEGKSVTLHCTLAGWPKPRVAWYKNNVPIDAKAHPDKYTAESNYNMHSLKIQSCDFNDTAEYRVSGLNIKGESSSFAHVVVKRYQEGEKVVAKPHGFSDEFGVTFRTTIIDKFAVAFGHEGETLSLGCTVIVYPTVKRYTPEVLWYRDSVLLKPSKWVHMHWSGEKATLTLAHLNKEDEGLYTLRINTKSGFETYSSYVYVKDADVEVEGAPVAPLDVRCHDANKDYVVVTWKQPAVEGSSPIVGYFIDRCEIGTTHWAQCNETPVKYARFPVTGLVEGRSYTFRVRAISKAGASRPSRVSDTVVAMDPSDRSRQRAGPSAPWTGMIKFTEEEPTGGVVPGEPTHLAVIEATKSYVVLSWKPPAQRGHEGVMYYIEKCVSGSDNWQRVNSGMPSKSPRFAVFDLAEGKSYNFRVRCSNSAGVGEASAPTDATTVGDKLDLPSAPGAVVAIRNTASSVVVSWGKSKDVKHLVGYYIETSVEGSNVWVPCNNKPVKCTRFVCHGLNTGDKLVFRVKAVNASGYSTHSALSEAVIVKASVAISGPPSGVKMAERLRDYMVISWQPPAKSGGADIVGYYVDYRTVKGGVTGQWHELNTQAVTGTSYKAENLKENVFYQFQVRAGNMAGVSGASLPSVGLECKEWTVAVPGPPCGLHVLEVRKTSLVLLWEPPTFNGRSPIDGYYVDIKEAAADDNSWKCVHDRSIKLKYKKITGLKAGTAYHLRVSARNVVGVGKPTKGLGPVVAETRPGTNEIIMDVDDDGVISMIFECSAMGEGSEFIWSKNYKELTDTSRLTIETSGGRSRAIFNNASVEDLAIYSCKVTNTDGVSASYTLTEEVLKRLLDMSFDHKFPVIPFKSEMAIELQEKGRVRFWAQVAKFTENCQVEYVFNDTTVTQGKKYTVNFDKSAGIIEMYMDSLEVTDEGTYTFDLVDGKAKGRTSLVLIGEEFAVLQKKSEFERAEWVRRQGPHFVEYLGFEVTPECNVHLKCKIGNIKAETEITWFKDSHEIQEDDEEAQKISTEDAVLTFDIAKSVFKKDREEKKKPAAEDAPKMPKISKKDAGTYEVKLKDERGKDHSKFDLTGAGYEAVMNEVFRVIANSSTEISIMSTEHGIILYSFVVYHTEELRVGWLLKESKISHSERVQCGVTGEQLWLKINEPTEKDKGKYAMDIFDGQSGVKRAFDLSGQAWEDAFEEFKRLKAAAIAERNRARVVGGLPDVVTIQEGKSLNLTGNVWGDPAPEVTWLKNDRELVSDEHYTLKFEHGKFASITIAAVNTADSGKYALQVKNKYGTEAMPFTVSVYFPEDEADRKKVEKK; encoded by the exons ATGTCCGGATCCTTGCACAAGCAGCATCACAGCCACCATGAGAGCAGCCACAAACAAACCAGCCATTTGGAGAAGTCCGTGACTCAGAGTCACACCGTGAAGAGGAGCATCCGCCG TCACTTAGTGGCCAGAGACCTGGCAGAGGCCCAGGAGGAGGTCAAGGAGGAAGGGATCGGCTATGTGGTCATGAAGAACCTCTTCTCCAAAGAAGAAGACTTTAAGATGAAGGTGGAGACGAAGACCAGAAAGACGACCATTAGGGAGTCTGCTGACCTCCTGACTTTGGGCAAAAAG ATTCATGAGAAGCAGGAGTTCACGAAGAAGATGAATGCGGACAGCCTCACCCACCCCCCTGAGTTCATGGTGAAGCCCAAGGGCCAGACCGTGTGGGAGGGGAAGAGCGtgacactgcactgcacctTGGCCGGGTGGCCTAAACCACGCGTGGCCTG GTACAAGAACAATGTTCCCATCGACGCCAAGGCTCACCCTGACAAGTACACCGCAGAGAGCAATTACAACATGCACTCTCTGAAGATTCAAAG CTGTGATTTCAATGACACTGCTGAGTATCGTGTGTCAGGCCTTAACATTAAGGGGGAGAGTTCCTCCTTCGCCCATGTTGTTGTAAAAA GATACCAAGAGGGCGAAAAGGTTGTTGCCAAACCAC ATGGCTTCTCTGACGAGTTCGGAGTCACCTTCAGGACCACTATCATTGATAAGTTTGCGGTGGCCTTTGGCCATGAGGGCGAGACCCTGAGCCTGGGCTGCACTGTGATCGTCTACCCAACCGTCAAGCGCTACACGCCTGAAGTGCTGTGGTACAGAGATA GTGTTCTCCTGAAGCCCTCTAAATGGGTGCACATGCactggagtggagagaaggccaCGCTGACCCTGGCCCACCTCAACAAGGAAGACGAGGGCCTCTACACCTTGCGTATCAACACCAAGTCTGGCTTTGAGACCTACTCTTCTTACGTCTATGTTAAAG atgctgATGTGGAGGTGGAAGGTGCCCCTGTTGCTCCTCTGGATGTGAGATGCCACGATGCCAATAAAGACTACGTGGTGGTGACCTGGAAGCAGCCAGCCGTGGAGGGCAGTAGTCCTATCGTGGGCTACTTCATTGACAG GTGTGAGATTGGCACAACCCATTGGGCTCAGTGCAACGAGACTCCGGTGAAGTATGCCCGCTTCCCAGTGACGGGCTTGGTGGAGGGCCGCTCCTACACCTTCAGGGTGCGCGCCATCAGCAAGGCTGGCGCGAGCCGACCCTCACGCGTCTCTGACACCGTGGTTGCCATGGATCCCTCCGACCGCTCCCGTCAGAGAG CTGGTCCCTCCGCTCCCTGGACTGGGATGATCAAGTTCACTGAGGAGGAGCCCACAG GGGGAGTGGTCCCCGGTGAACCCACCCATCTGGCGGTCATTGAGGCCACCAAGAGCTACGTGGTGCTGAGCTGGAAGCCTCCAGCGCAGAGGGGTCATGAGGGGGTCATGTACTACATCgagaag TGCGTTAGCGGTTCAGATAACTGGCAAAGGGTGAACTCGGGCATGCCGTCCAAGTCCCCACGCTTTGCCGTGTTTGACCTGGCAGAGGGCAAGTCCTACAACTTCCGCGTCCGCTGCTCCAACTCCGCTGGTGTCGGGGAGGCCTCCGCCCCTACCGATGCCACCACTGTGGGAGACAAACTTG ACCTCCCCTCAGCTCCAGGTGCCGTGGTGGCCATTAGGAACACTGCCTCGTCTGTGGTGGTGAGCTGGGGCAAGAGCAAGGACGTGAAACACCTCGTGGGCTATTACATCGAGACCAGCGTGGAGGGCAGCAATGTGTGGGTGCCCTGCAATAACAAGCCAGTCAAGTGCACAAG GTTTGTCTGCCATGGACTGAACACTGGGGACAAGCTGGTGTTCAGGGTTAAGGCAGTGAACGCTTCAGGATACAGCAcccactctgctctctctgagGCTGTTATTGTGAAAGCCAGTGTTG CCATCTCTGGGCCTCCCAGCGGCGTCAAGATGGCGGAGCGCCTGCGCGACTACATGGTGATTAGCTGGCAGCCTCCAGCTAAGAGCGGCGGGGCAGACATCGTGGGTTACTATGTGGACTACAGGACAGTCAAGGGAGGCGTCACCGGCCAGTGGCATGAGCTGAACACTCAGGCGGTCACTGGAACCTCATATAAA GCGGAGAACCTGAAGGAGAATGTCTTTTATCAATTCCAAGTTCGTGCCGGCAACATGGCAGGCGTTAGTGGAGCCTCCTTGCCCAGTGTGGGACTGGAGTGCAAAGAATGGACCGTGGCAGTGCCAG GGCCTCCCTGTGGCCTCCATGTGCTGGAGGTGCGTAAGACCTCCCTGGTGCTGCTGTGGGAACCCCCCACATTCAACGGACGCAGTCCAATCGACGGCTACTACGTGGACATCAAAGAGGCCGCGGCTGATGATAACTCCTGGAAGTGTGTCCACGATCGGTCCATCAAGCTCAAGTACAAGAAG atcACTGGTCTGAAGGCTGGTACAGCCTACCATCTTCGCGTCAGTGCTCGAAACGTGGTTGGCGTTGGCAAGCCTACCAAGGGGCTCGGTCCTGTTGTTGCAGAGACACGCCCTG GCACCAACGAGATCATTATGGATGTGGATGATGACGGCGTTATCTCTATGATCTTTGAGTGCTCTGCAATGGGCGAGGGTTCAGAGTTCATATGGTCCAAGAACTACAAGGAGCTCACAGACACCTCTCGCCTCACCATTGAGACGTCTGGGGGCAG GTCCAGGGCCATCTTCAACAACGCATCTGTGGAGGACCTGGCCATCTACTCATGCAAGGTCACCAACACGGATGGCGTCTCAGCCagctacacactcactgagGAGG TACTGAAGCGCCTGCTTGATATGAGCTTTGACCACAAATTCCCCG TTATACCCTTCAAGTCTGAGATGGCTAttgagctgcaggagaagggcaGGGTTCGCTTCTGGGCTCAAGTGGCTAAGTTTACAGAAAACTGCCAAGTGGAATATGTGTTCAATGACACCACCGTCACCCAGGGAAAG AAATACACGGTGAACTTTGACAAGAGCGCAGGCATCATTGAGATGTACATGGACTCGCTGGAGGTCACTGATGAAGGAACCTACACCTTCGACCTGGTCGATGGAAAAGCGAAGGGCCGCACCAGCCTTGTGTTGATTGGAGAGG AATTTGCTGTTCTACAGAAGAAGTCAGAGTTCGAGAGGGCAGAATGGGTCAGAAGACAAG GCCCTCACTTTGTGGAGTATCTTGGCTTCGAGGTGACCCCAGAATGCAATGTGCATTTGAAATGCAAG ATTGGAAACATCAAAGCAGAGACCGAGATCACCTGGTTTAAGGATAGTCACGAGATTCAGGAGGACGATGAGGAGGCACAGAAAATCAGCACTGAAGACGCGGTGCTGACCTTCGATATTGCCAAG AGTGTGtttaaaaaagacagagaggaaaaaaagaaacccgCTGCTGAGGATGCCCCCAAGATGCCTAAA ATTTCAAAGAAGGATGCTGGTACCTATGAGGTCAAActgaaggatgagagaggaaaggaccACAGCAAGTTCGATCTGACAGGCGCAG GTTATGAGGCGGTCATGAACGAGGTGTTCAGAGTCATCG CAAACTCCTCCACGGAAATCAGTATTATGAGCACAGAACACGGCATCATACTTTACTCTTTCGTTGTGTATCACACTGAGGAACTTCGTGTTGGCTGGCTGCTCAA agAGTCTAAGATCTCCCACTCGGAGAGAGTGCAGTGCGGTGTGACTGGGGAGCAGCTGTGGCTCAAGATCAATGAGcccacagagaaagacaaggggAAGTATGCCATGGACATCTTTGACGGCCAGAGTGGCGTCAAGAGGGCCTTTGACCTGTCTGGACAAG CATGGGAGGATGCGTTCGAGGAGTTCAAAAGACTTAA GGCTGCAGCTATTGCAGAAAGAA
- the myom1a gene encoding myomesin 1a (skelemin) isoform X1, with the protein MSGSLHKQHHSHHESSHKQTSHLEKSVTQSHTVKRSIRRTVKATAVAEKAEETLTTLSKKAKRNYLAVDTDSHVIGYVVPVFRSSHLVARDLAEAQEEVKEEGIGYVVMKNLFSKEEDFKMKVETKTRKTTIRESADLLTLGKKIHEKQEFTKKMNADSLTHPPEFMVKPKGQTVWEGKSVTLHCTLAGWPKPRVAWYKNNVPIDAKAHPDKYTAESNYNMHSLKIQSCDFNDTAEYRVSGLNIKGESSSFAHVVVKRYQEGEKVVAKPHGFSDEFGVTFRTTIIDKFAVAFGHEGETLSLGCTVIVYPTVKRYTPEVLWYRDSVLLKPSKWVHMHWSGEKATLTLAHLNKEDEGLYTLRINTKSGFETYSSYVYVKDADVEVEGAPVAPLDVRCHDANKDYVVVTWKQPAVEGSSPIVGYFIDRCEIGTTHWAQCNETPVKYARFPVTGLVEGRSYTFRVRAISKAGASRPSRVSDTVVAMDPSDRSRQRAGPSAPWTGMIKFTEEEPTGGVVPGEPTHLAVIEATKSYVVLSWKPPAQRGHEGVMYYIEKCVSGSDNWQRVNSGMPSKSPRFAVFDLAEGKSYNFRVRCSNSAGVGEASAPTDATTVGDKLDLPSAPGAVVAIRNTASSVVVSWGKSKDVKHLVGYYIETSVEGSNVWVPCNNKPVKCTRFVCHGLNTGDKLVFRVKAVNASGYSTHSALSEAVIVKASVAISGPPSGVKMAERLRDYMVISWQPPAKSGGADIVGYYVDYRTVKGGVTGQWHELNTQAVTGTSYKAENLKENVFYQFQVRAGNMAGVSGASLPSVGLECKEWTVAVPGPPCGLHVLEVRKTSLVLLWEPPTFNGRSPIDGYYVDIKEAAADDNSWKCVHDRSIKLKYKKITGLKAGTAYHLRVSARNVVGVGKPTKGLGPVVAETRPGTNEIIMDVDDDGVISMIFECSAMGEGSEFIWSKNYKELTDTSRLTIETSGGRSRAIFNNASVEDLAIYSCKVTNTDGVSASYTLTEEVLKRLLDMSFDHKFPVIPFKSEMAIELQEKGRVRFWAQVAKFTENCQVEYVFNDTTVTQGKKYTVNFDKSAGIIEMYMDSLEVTDEGTYTFDLVDGKAKGRTSLVLIGEEFAVLQKKSEFERAEWVRRQGPHFVEYLGFEVTPECNVHLKCKIGNIKAETEITWFKDSHEIQEDDEEAQKISTEDAVLTFDIAKSVFKKDREEKKKPAAEDAPKMPKISKKDAGTYEVKLKDERGKDHSKFDLTGAGYEAVMNEVFRVIANSSTEISIMSTEHGIILYSFVVYHTEELRVGWLLKESKISHSERVQCGVTGEQLWLKINEPTEKDKGKYAMDIFDGQSGVKRAFDLSGQAWEDAFEEFKRLKAAAIAERNRARVVGGLPDVVTIQEGKSLNLTGNVWGDPAPEVTWLKNDRELVSDEHYTLKFEHGKFASITIAAVNTADSGKYALQVKNKYGTEAMPFTVSVYFPEDEADRKKVEKK; encoded by the exons ATGTCCGGATCCTTGCACAAGCAGCATCACAGCCACCATGAGAGCAGCCACAAACAAACCAGCCATTTGGAGAAGTCCGTGACTCAGAGTCACACCGTGAAGAGGAGCATCCGCCG CACTGTGAAAGCCACTGCGGTAGCAGAAAAGGCAGAGGAAACTCTGACCACGCTATCCAAGAAAGCCAAACGCAACTACCTGGCGGTTGACACCGACAGTCACGTCATAGGATATGTGGTACCTGTCTTCAGAAGCAG TCACTTAGTGGCCAGAGACCTGGCAGAGGCCCAGGAGGAGGTCAAGGAGGAAGGGATCGGCTATGTGGTCATGAAGAACCTCTTCTCCAAAGAAGAAGACTTTAAGATGAAGGTGGAGACGAAGACCAGAAAGACGACCATTAGGGAGTCTGCTGACCTCCTGACTTTGGGCAAAAAG ATTCATGAGAAGCAGGAGTTCACGAAGAAGATGAATGCGGACAGCCTCACCCACCCCCCTGAGTTCATGGTGAAGCCCAAGGGCCAGACCGTGTGGGAGGGGAAGAGCGtgacactgcactgcacctTGGCCGGGTGGCCTAAACCACGCGTGGCCTG GTACAAGAACAATGTTCCCATCGACGCCAAGGCTCACCCTGACAAGTACACCGCAGAGAGCAATTACAACATGCACTCTCTGAAGATTCAAAG CTGTGATTTCAATGACACTGCTGAGTATCGTGTGTCAGGCCTTAACATTAAGGGGGAGAGTTCCTCCTTCGCCCATGTTGTTGTAAAAA GATACCAAGAGGGCGAAAAGGTTGTTGCCAAACCAC ATGGCTTCTCTGACGAGTTCGGAGTCACCTTCAGGACCACTATCATTGATAAGTTTGCGGTGGCCTTTGGCCATGAGGGCGAGACCCTGAGCCTGGGCTGCACTGTGATCGTCTACCCAACCGTCAAGCGCTACACGCCTGAAGTGCTGTGGTACAGAGATA GTGTTCTCCTGAAGCCCTCTAAATGGGTGCACATGCactggagtggagagaaggccaCGCTGACCCTGGCCCACCTCAACAAGGAAGACGAGGGCCTCTACACCTTGCGTATCAACACCAAGTCTGGCTTTGAGACCTACTCTTCTTACGTCTATGTTAAAG atgctgATGTGGAGGTGGAAGGTGCCCCTGTTGCTCCTCTGGATGTGAGATGCCACGATGCCAATAAAGACTACGTGGTGGTGACCTGGAAGCAGCCAGCCGTGGAGGGCAGTAGTCCTATCGTGGGCTACTTCATTGACAG GTGTGAGATTGGCACAACCCATTGGGCTCAGTGCAACGAGACTCCGGTGAAGTATGCCCGCTTCCCAGTGACGGGCTTGGTGGAGGGCCGCTCCTACACCTTCAGGGTGCGCGCCATCAGCAAGGCTGGCGCGAGCCGACCCTCACGCGTCTCTGACACCGTGGTTGCCATGGATCCCTCCGACCGCTCCCGTCAGAGAG CTGGTCCCTCCGCTCCCTGGACTGGGATGATCAAGTTCACTGAGGAGGAGCCCACAG GGGGAGTGGTCCCCGGTGAACCCACCCATCTGGCGGTCATTGAGGCCACCAAGAGCTACGTGGTGCTGAGCTGGAAGCCTCCAGCGCAGAGGGGTCATGAGGGGGTCATGTACTACATCgagaag TGCGTTAGCGGTTCAGATAACTGGCAAAGGGTGAACTCGGGCATGCCGTCCAAGTCCCCACGCTTTGCCGTGTTTGACCTGGCAGAGGGCAAGTCCTACAACTTCCGCGTCCGCTGCTCCAACTCCGCTGGTGTCGGGGAGGCCTCCGCCCCTACCGATGCCACCACTGTGGGAGACAAACTTG ACCTCCCCTCAGCTCCAGGTGCCGTGGTGGCCATTAGGAACACTGCCTCGTCTGTGGTGGTGAGCTGGGGCAAGAGCAAGGACGTGAAACACCTCGTGGGCTATTACATCGAGACCAGCGTGGAGGGCAGCAATGTGTGGGTGCCCTGCAATAACAAGCCAGTCAAGTGCACAAG GTTTGTCTGCCATGGACTGAACACTGGGGACAAGCTGGTGTTCAGGGTTAAGGCAGTGAACGCTTCAGGATACAGCAcccactctgctctctctgagGCTGTTATTGTGAAAGCCAGTGTTG CCATCTCTGGGCCTCCCAGCGGCGTCAAGATGGCGGAGCGCCTGCGCGACTACATGGTGATTAGCTGGCAGCCTCCAGCTAAGAGCGGCGGGGCAGACATCGTGGGTTACTATGTGGACTACAGGACAGTCAAGGGAGGCGTCACCGGCCAGTGGCATGAGCTGAACACTCAGGCGGTCACTGGAACCTCATATAAA GCGGAGAACCTGAAGGAGAATGTCTTTTATCAATTCCAAGTTCGTGCCGGCAACATGGCAGGCGTTAGTGGAGCCTCCTTGCCCAGTGTGGGACTGGAGTGCAAAGAATGGACCGTGGCAGTGCCAG GGCCTCCCTGTGGCCTCCATGTGCTGGAGGTGCGTAAGACCTCCCTGGTGCTGCTGTGGGAACCCCCCACATTCAACGGACGCAGTCCAATCGACGGCTACTACGTGGACATCAAAGAGGCCGCGGCTGATGATAACTCCTGGAAGTGTGTCCACGATCGGTCCATCAAGCTCAAGTACAAGAAG atcACTGGTCTGAAGGCTGGTACAGCCTACCATCTTCGCGTCAGTGCTCGAAACGTGGTTGGCGTTGGCAAGCCTACCAAGGGGCTCGGTCCTGTTGTTGCAGAGACACGCCCTG GCACCAACGAGATCATTATGGATGTGGATGATGACGGCGTTATCTCTATGATCTTTGAGTGCTCTGCAATGGGCGAGGGTTCAGAGTTCATATGGTCCAAGAACTACAAGGAGCTCACAGACACCTCTCGCCTCACCATTGAGACGTCTGGGGGCAG GTCCAGGGCCATCTTCAACAACGCATCTGTGGAGGACCTGGCCATCTACTCATGCAAGGTCACCAACACGGATGGCGTCTCAGCCagctacacactcactgagGAGG TACTGAAGCGCCTGCTTGATATGAGCTTTGACCACAAATTCCCCG TTATACCCTTCAAGTCTGAGATGGCTAttgagctgcaggagaagggcaGGGTTCGCTTCTGGGCTCAAGTGGCTAAGTTTACAGAAAACTGCCAAGTGGAATATGTGTTCAATGACACCACCGTCACCCAGGGAAAG AAATACACGGTGAACTTTGACAAGAGCGCAGGCATCATTGAGATGTACATGGACTCGCTGGAGGTCACTGATGAAGGAACCTACACCTTCGACCTGGTCGATGGAAAAGCGAAGGGCCGCACCAGCCTTGTGTTGATTGGAGAGG AATTTGCTGTTCTACAGAAGAAGTCAGAGTTCGAGAGGGCAGAATGGGTCAGAAGACAAG GCCCTCACTTTGTGGAGTATCTTGGCTTCGAGGTGACCCCAGAATGCAATGTGCATTTGAAATGCAAG ATTGGAAACATCAAAGCAGAGACCGAGATCACCTGGTTTAAGGATAGTCACGAGATTCAGGAGGACGATGAGGAGGCACAGAAAATCAGCACTGAAGACGCGGTGCTGACCTTCGATATTGCCAAG AGTGTGtttaaaaaagacagagaggaaaaaaagaaacccgCTGCTGAGGATGCCCCCAAGATGCCTAAA ATTTCAAAGAAGGATGCTGGTACCTATGAGGTCAAActgaaggatgagagaggaaaggaccACAGCAAGTTCGATCTGACAGGCGCAG GTTATGAGGCGGTCATGAACGAGGTGTTCAGAGTCATCG CAAACTCCTCCACGGAAATCAGTATTATGAGCACAGAACACGGCATCATACTTTACTCTTTCGTTGTGTATCACACTGAGGAACTTCGTGTTGGCTGGCTGCTCAA agAGTCTAAGATCTCCCACTCGGAGAGAGTGCAGTGCGGTGTGACTGGGGAGCAGCTGTGGCTCAAGATCAATGAGcccacagagaaagacaaggggAAGTATGCCATGGACATCTTTGACGGCCAGAGTGGCGTCAAGAGGGCCTTTGACCTGTCTGGACAAG CATGGGAGGATGCGTTCGAGGAGTTCAAAAGACTTAA GGCTGCAGCTATTGCAGAAAGAA